One Solanum pennellii chromosome 10, SPENNV200 genomic region harbors:
- the LOC107001624 gene encoding transcription repressor OFP18-like: MESIDAYGETCKSILEGSSSRLSKSTNSSTSSKRLGYVPSNDSTDAYGDQETSSILDMSSSSSNDSIRSNGLGYLPSNESMDATSILERSKSNSSHGFVYYVPCKETYVIMQLISRDPYEDMKNFLKRMVDENLEIEDWKESLEELYGWLLEINEKNIHKYIVGAFCDLWMSYSGTSTTNTPFGFSSSEPPSLYFMSLIEDEADQMIAASTSSVTP, translated from the coding sequence ATGGAGTCTATTGATGCTTATGGGGAAACATGTAAGTCAATTCTGGAAGGTTCATCATCAAGATTGTCAAAGAGTACTAATAGTAGTACTAGTAGTAAAAGGCTCGGGTATGTACCATCGAATGACTCAACGGATGCTTATGGGGATCAAGAAACTAGTTCAATTcttgacatgtcatcatcaAGTAGTAACGACAGTATTAGGAGTAACGGGCTCGGGTATCTACCATCGAATGAATCAATGGATGCTACTTCAATTCTTGAAAGGTCAAAGAGTAATAGTAGTCACGGGTTCGTGTACTATGTACCATGTAAAGAAACATATGTTATAATGCAATTGATTTCGAGGGATCCATATGAGGATATgaagaattttttgaaaagaatggTTGATGAAAATCTAGAGATTGAAGATTGGAAGGAGTCTCTTGAAGAGTTATATGGTTGGCTTTTGGAGATTAATGAGAAAAACATTCATAAGTATATTGTTGGTGCATTTTGTGATTTGTGGATGAGCTATTCTGGTACTTCAACAACAAATACTCCATTTGGATTTAGTTCTAGTGAACCTCCTAGTCTCTATTTTATGTCTTTGATAGAAGATGAGGCTGATCAGATGATTGCAGCGTCAACATCCAGTGTAACTCCATAA
- the LOC107001625 gene encoding transcription repressor OFP13-like produces MLCRLPRCGNLRTLSIRDENNHNIFNSQRFCINVDDDIVDEVIEGLKFEKKRFFFEAGEKTSLILDVSSSKLSKSTCNKRLEFPPSDGSCVISHIDSIDAYGETSTRSIFKGSSSRLTKNDNSTSNNKFESLPLNDSCVISPSAMRVTSIDPYGYIKKYMEITVEENQGIKDWKESLKEMCAWYLENNDNDKNIHKFIIGAFCDLWMSYSGTSTTNTPFGFSTSEPPSPYFMSLIEAKADQIIATSTSSVIP; encoded by the coding sequence ATGCTATGTAGATTGCCACGTTGTGGTAACCTTAGAACTCTCTCTATTAGAGATGAAAATAATCACAACATTTTCAATTCTCAAAGATTTTGCATTAATGTTGATGATGACATAGTTGATGAAGTCATTGAAGGcctaaaatttgagaaaaagagGTTCTTTTTCGAGGCAGGTGAAAAAACAAGTTTGATTCTTGAtgtttcatcatcaaaattgtCAAAAAGTACTTGTAATAAGAGGCTCGAGTTTCCACCATCTGATGGATCATGTGTTATATCACATATAGATTCGATTGATGCTTATGGGGAAACAAGTACTAGGTCAATTTTTAAAGGGTCATCGTCAAGATTGACAAAGAATGATAATAGTACTAGTAATAACAAGTTTGAGTCTCTACCATTGAACGACTCGTGTGTTATATCACCTAGTGCTATGAGGGTAACTTCGATCGATCCTTATGGATATATCAAGAAATATATGGAAATCACGGTTGAAGAAAATCAAGGGATCAAAGATTGGAAGGAGTCTCTTAAAGAGATGTGTGCTTGGTATTTGGagaataatgataatgataaaaaCATTCATAAGTTTATTATTGGTGCATTTTGTGATTTGTGGATGAGCTATTCAGGTACTTCAACAACAAATACTCCATTTGGATTTAGTACTAGTGAACCTCCTAGTCCTTATTTCATGTCTTTGATAGAAGCTAAGGCTGATCAAATCATTGCAACATCAACATCCAGTGTAATTCCATAA
- the LOC107001627 gene encoding transcription repressor OFP18-like produces MVDEVIESLKLEKDRFFVEAGQKTSSILDMSSSRLSKRRTISKRLEFLPFNNDSCVITSMDSIDSYGETSRSILEGSSSRLSKSTNNSTSSKRLGYLPSNDSIVIMRLISRDPYEDIKYFLERMVDENLEIEDWEESLEELCGWLLEINEKNIHKYIVGAFCDLWMSYSGTSTTNTPFGFSSSEPPSLYFMSLIEDEADQMIAASISSVTP; encoded by the exons atgGTTGATGAAGTTATTGAAAGCCTAAAACTAGAGAAAGATAGGTTTTTTGTCGAAGCAGGTCAAAAAACTAGTTCAATTCTTGATATGTCATCATCAAGATTGTCAAAGAGACGTACTATTAGTAAGAGGCTCGAGTTTCTACCATTTAACAATGACTCGTGTGTTATAACATCGATGGATTCTATTGATTCTTATGGGGAAACAAGCAGGTCAATTCTTGAAGGTTCATCATCAAGATTGTCAAAGAGTACTAATAATAGTACTAGTAGTAAAAGGCTCGGGTATCTACCATCGAATGACTCAAT TGTTATAATGCGATTGATATCGAGGGATCCTTATGAGGATATCAagtattttttggaaagaatggTTGATGAAAATCTAGAGATTGAAGATTGGGAAGAGTCTCTTGAAGAGTTATGTGGTTGGCTATTGGAGATTAATGAGAAAAACATTCATAAGTATATTGTTGGTGCATTTTGTGATTTGTGGATGAGCTATTCAGGTACTTCAACAACAAATACTCCATTTGGATTTAGTTCTAGTGAACCTCCTAGTCTCTATTTTATGTCTTTGATAGAAGATGAGGCTGATCAGATGATTGCAGCGTCAATATCCAGTGTAACTCCATAA
- the LOC114074311 gene encoding transcription repressor OFP13-like yields the protein MKFFSLFKSKKNPSFSPMLCRLPRCGNLRTLSIRDENNHNIFNSQRFCINVDDDIVDEVIEGLKFEKKRFFFEAGEKRSSILDVSYVITHIDSIDIYGETSTRSILKGSSSRLTKNDNSTSNNMFESLPLNDSCVITPSAMRVTSIDPYGYIKKHMKIMVEENQGIKDWKESLKEMCFWYLENNYNDKNIHKFIIGAFCDLWMSYSGTSTTNTPFGFSTSEPPSPYFMSLIEAKAANYCNVNIQCNFISKEFG from the coding sequence atgaagtttttttctctcttcaaaAGCAAGAAAAACCCCTCATTTTCTCCTATGCTATGTAGATTGCCACGTTGTGGTAACCTTAGAACTCTCTCTATTAGAGATGAAAATAATCACAACATTTTCAATTCTCAAAGATTTTGCattaatgttgatgatgatatagtTGATGAAGTTATTGAAGGcctaaaatttgagaaaaagagGTTCTTTTTCGAGGCAGGTGAAAAAAGAAGTTCGATTCTTGATGTTTCTTATGTTATAACACATATAGATTCGATTGATATTTATGGGGAAACAAGTACTAGGTCAATTCTTAAAGGGTCATCGTCAAGATTGACAAAGAATGATAATAGTACTAGTAATAACATGTTTGAGTCTCTACCATTAAACGACTCGTGTGTTATAACACCTAGTGCTATGAGGGTAACCTCGATAGATCCTTATGGATATATCAAGAAACATATGAAAATAATGGTTGAAGAAAATCAAGGGATTAAAGATTGGAAGGAGTCTCTTAAAGAGATGTGTTTTTGGTATTTGGAgaataattataatgataaaaaCATTCATAAGTTTATTATTGGTGCATTTTGTGATTTGTGGATGAGCTATTCAGGTACTTCAACAACAAATACTCCATTTGGATTTAGTACTAGTGAACCTCCTAGTCCTTATTTCATGTCTTTGATAGAAGCTAAGGCTGCAAATTATTGCAACGTCAACATCCAGTGTAATTTCATAAGTAAGGAGTTCGGGTAG
- the LOC107001628 gene encoding uncharacterized protein LOC107001628, whose protein sequence is MKRDIVDFVSQCLNCQQVKYEHQKPGGVTQRMPIPEWKWERIAMDFVVGLPCTLDRGTQFTSHFWRSMQKELGTRVDLSTAFHPQTDGQSERTIQVLEDMLRACVIDFGGHWDQPWGTDLLRESLDKVKLIQDRLLMAQSRQKSYADRKGKLSPRYIGPFEVVERIGEVAYQLALPPGLSGVHPVFHISMLKKYHQGGDHVIQWDSVLLDQNLTFEEEPISILDRQIRKLRSKEIASVKVQWKHRPVEEATWETESDIRSKYPHLFERSG, encoded by the exons atgaagagggacatagtagATTTTGTATCCCAGTGTctgaattgtcagcaagtgaagtatgaacaccaaaagCCTGGAGGTGTGACACAGAGAATGCCTATACCtgagtggaagtgggagcgtattgctatggactttgtggtaggaTTGCCATGTACTttgg atCGTGGCACTCAATTTACATCTCATTTCTGGCGGTCTATGCAGAAAGAGTTGGGAACTCGGGTGGATCTTAGTACAgcctttcaccctcagactgatggtcagtctgagcggaCTATTCAGGTTCTTGAGGACATGTTGCGagcatgtgtgattgactttggtGGTCACTGGGATCA ACCATGGGGTACAGATTTGTTGAGGGAGTCTTTGGACAAGGTCAAGTTGATCCAAGATAGACTTCTCATGGCTCAAAGCAGGCAAAAGAGTTACGCAGATAGGAAG ggcaagtTGAGTCCAAGGTACATTGGTCCTTTCGAGGTTGTGGAGCGTATTGGTGAGGTGGCGTATCAGTTGGCTTTGCCACCTGGTTTGTCAGGTGTTCATCCTGTATTTCATatctccatgcttaagaagtatcATCAGGGTGGTGATCATGTGATTCAATGGGATTCAGTGTTACTTGATCAGAATTTGACTTTTGAGGAAGAGCCGATCTCCATTTTGGATAGGCAAATTCGGAAGCTAAGGtccaaggagattgcttcagtaAAGGTTCAGTGGAAGCACCGTCCAGTGGAGGAGGCTACATGGGAGACAGAGTCAGACATAAGGAGtaaatatcctcatctttttgagcgTTCAGGttag
- the LOC107031921 gene encoding 4-hydroxy-tetrahydrodipicolinate synthase, chloroplastic, with protein sequence MSSSVIGRCHFGVEAAGTKRRTAVWRSPRAAVIPSFHLPMRSYEVKNRTFAEDIKALRLITAIKTPYLPDGRFDLEAYDALVNLQIENGAEGVIVGGTTGEGQLMSWDEHIMLIGHTVNCFGGSIKVIGNTGSNSTREAIHATEQGFAVGMHAALHINPYYGKTSIEGMISHFESVLPMGPTIIYNVPSRTGQDIPPRVIQTLAESPNLAGVKECVGNDRVKQYTSNGLVVWSGNDDECHDSRWDHGAAGVISVTSNLVPGLMHELMFGGKNPALNLKLMPLVEWLFHEPNPIALNTALAQLGVVRPVFRLPYVPLTRAKREVFVKIVKEIGRENFIGVRDVQVLDDDDFVLLGRY encoded by the exons ATGTCATCATCAGTTATAGGTCGTTGTCATTTCGGCGTTGAAGCTGCCGGAACAAAGAG GAGAACTGCAGTATGGAGGTCACCGAGAGCAGCTGTAATTCCAAGTTTCCACCTCCCAATGCGTAGTTATGAAGTTAAAAATAG GACGTTTGCCGAGGATATAAAAGCACTTCGACTGATTACTGCAATCAAAACCCCATATCTACCAGATGGAAGATTCGATCTTGAGGCATATGATGCCTTGGTAAATTTGCAAATTGAAAATGGCGCTGAGGGTGTGATTGTTGGTGGCACTACAGGTGAAGGTCAATTGATGAGCTGGGATGAACACATCATGCTCATTGGTCACACAGTGAACTGTTTTGGAGGATCAATCAAAGTCATTGGGAACACAGGAAGTAACTCCACGAGGGAAGCAATCCATGCGACAGAACAGGGATTTGCTGTAGGTATGCATGCAGCTCTTCACATTAATCCCTACTATGGAAAGACCTCCATAGAGGGTATGATTTCTCACTTTGAAAGTGTGCTCCCTATGGGCCCTACTATCATTTATAACGTACCATCACGAACTGGTCAAGACATTCCTCCACGTGTAATTCAGACGTTAGCAGAGAGCCCCAATCTTGCCGGTGTCAAAGAGTGTGTTGGAAATGATAGAGTGAAGCAGTATACAAGTAATGGTTTGGTCGTGTGGAGTGGGAATGATGATGAATGCCACGACTCAAGGTGGGATCATGGCGCTGCAGGAGTTATTTCTGTCACCAGCAACTTGGTTCCTGGTCTGATGCATGAACTAATGTTTGGAGGAAAGAACCCTGCTCTGAACTTAAAGCTAATGCCATTAGTTGAATGGTTGTTTCATGAACCAAACCCCATTGCTCTAAATACAGCTTTAGCTCAACTCGGAGTTGTGAGGCCTGTCTTCCGCCTTCCATATGTTCCACTTACAAGGGCAAAGAGAGAGGTGTTTGTCAAGATTGTCAAAGAAATCGGACGGGAAAACTTTATAGGGGTAAGAGATGTCCAAGTTTtggatgatgatgattttgttTTGCTTGGTAGGTATTAG
- the LOC107002702 gene encoding ubiquitin-conjugating enzyme E2 variant 1D-like produces MTLGSGGSSVVVPRNFRLLEELERGEKGIGDGTVSYGMDDGDDIYMRSWTGTIIGPHNSVHEGRIYQLKLFCDKDYPEKPPSVRFHSRVNMTCVNHETGVVEPKKFALLANWQREYTMEDILVQLKKEMASPHNRKLVQPPEGTYF; encoded by the exons ATGACTCTTGGTTCAGGAGGATCTAGTGTTGTGG TCCCTCGGAATTTCAGATTACTTGAGGAACTTGAACGCGGTGAAAAGGGTATTGGAGATGGGACTGTAAGCTATGGGATGGATGATGGAGATGATATCTATATGCGTTCCTGGACTGGCACCATTATTGGTCCTCACAAT tCCGTTCATGAAGGTCGCATTTATCAGTTGAAGTTATTCTGTGATAAAGATTATCCAGAGAAGCCACCTAGTGTCCGCTTCCATTCTCGAGTTAACATGACATGTGTCAACCATGAGACAGGAGTG GTGGAACCAAAAAAGTTTGCTTTACTTGCAAATTGGCAGCGAGAGTACACCATGGAAGACATACTGGTTCAGCTGAAAAAGGAGATGGCTTCTCCTCACAATCGCAAGCTAGTTCAGCCCCCGGAAGGCACCTATTTCTAG